In a single window of the Pseudomonas sp. B21-015 genome:
- a CDS encoding helix-turn-helix domain-containing protein: MENQTNGDDQINMHEEMRRAFALLSGKWKLEIMWLLNQRIYRFGELRKAISGITQHMLTAQLRELENDGLVSRTVFAEVPPRVEYEMTAKARALGPTMEALALWWSEYGKSVPVKPNSRGRKPEST, encoded by the coding sequence ATGGAAAACCAGACCAATGGTGATGATCAGATCAACATGCACGAGGAAATGCGCCGTGCATTTGCGCTGCTTTCAGGCAAGTGGAAGCTGGAAATCATGTGGTTGTTGAACCAGCGGATCTATCGTTTCGGAGAACTGCGCAAGGCGATTAGCGGCATCACCCAGCACATGCTGACGGCACAACTTCGTGAGCTCGAAAACGATGGGCTGGTGTCGCGAACAGTCTTCGCAGAAGTGCCCCCTCGCGTCGAATATGAAATGACGGCAAAGGCCCGTGCGCTCGGGCCGACGATGGAGGCACTCGCGTTATGGTGGAGCGAGTATGGGAAAAGCGTGCCGGT
- a CDS encoding DoxX family protein — MIENYVYWISTALLSLLYFASASMYIAKGDYVRNAQAELGYSASYLVPFMIVVKVLGPAAILWRFNVALSDLAYVGMFYHLLLSALAHLGVRKPKGSIPAVVGLILLVASFMTQNAVRDLPSPYPPLTAVIQTPLK, encoded by the coding sequence ATGATCGAAAACTATGTTTATTGGATCAGCACGGCACTGCTGTCGCTGCTCTATTTCGCTTCCGCCTCCATGTACATCGCCAAGGGCGACTATGTTCGAAATGCACAAGCGGAGTTGGGCTATTCAGCCTCCTACCTGGTGCCTTTCATGATCGTGGTCAAGGTACTTGGGCCTGCCGCGATTCTGTGGCGCTTTAACGTGGCGCTCAGTGATCTTGCCTATGTCGGCATGTTTTATCACCTGCTGCTTTCCGCTTTAGCACACCTGGGTGTTCGCAAGCCCAAAGGCTCTATCCCGGCAGTTGTAGGACTCATCCTCTTGGTTGCCTCCTTCATGACACAAAACGCTGTTCGCGATCTTCCGTCGCCTTACCCACCGCTGACGGCGGTCATCCAGACGCCTCTTAAATAA
- a CDS encoding short-chain dehydrogenase/reductase — translation MPAPTNVLGRYGSPEEDIAPVVLFLASKDGQFLTGYSLTPDGGQIIDSAR, via the coding sequence GTGCCTGCTCCGACTAACGTACTTGGCCGTTATGGATCGCCCGAAGAGGACATTGCGCCGGTGGTGCTGTTTCTCGCCAGTAAAGATGGGCAATTTTTGACGGGGTATAGCCTGACGCCGGACGGTGGTCAGATCATCGATAGTGCGCGCTGA
- a CDS encoding MFS transporter, with amino-acid sequence MTRHSLPAHRSTEQSWGAVFAMSLAAFVLVASEFMPVSLLTPIAADLHITEGQAGQGLSVSGLFALFASLLIASVAARVDRKPLLLSLTLLMILSGTVVAFAPNYWMFMIGRALIGVAIGGFWSLSAATAMRLVPDDQITRAMAIVNGGNALATVIAAPLGSFLGALIGWRGAFLCVIPVAIVASAWLLFSLPAMKSQCGSGTGNVFRLMQSLPVALGMVAVSVFFMGQFMLFTYLRPFLETVTHVSVSMLSLMLLVLGLAGLAGTFLIEPFLKNGLHRTLIVIPILMAVIALALVSFGSSAATTTVLLGLWGLVATAAPVGWWTWLARTLPEAAEAGGGLMVAIIQLAIASGATVGGLVFDSSGYRTTFELSAALLGVAAVLAFLAARATSREPVASESIA; translated from the coding sequence ATGACCCGTCACTCCCTCCCAGCCCACCGGAGCACTGAACAATCGTGGGGCGCCGTATTCGCCATGTCGCTCGCTGCCTTCGTCCTGGTGGCATCGGAATTCATGCCGGTCAGCCTGCTGACGCCGATTGCCGCCGATTTGCATATCACCGAGGGGCAAGCGGGCCAGGGCCTTTCCGTCTCTGGGTTGTTTGCGCTGTTTGCCAGCCTCCTGATTGCTTCAGTGGCTGCGCGGGTCGACCGCAAACCGCTGCTCCTTTCCCTGACACTGTTGATGATCCTTTCCGGAACAGTGGTTGCGTTCGCGCCGAACTACTGGATGTTCATGATCGGCCGCGCGTTGATCGGTGTGGCGATAGGCGGCTTCTGGTCGCTGTCGGCGGCAACCGCCATGCGCCTGGTGCCTGATGACCAGATCACTCGCGCAATGGCAATCGTCAACGGCGGCAACGCTCTGGCGACAGTGATTGCAGCACCTTTGGGCAGTTTTCTCGGCGCCTTGATCGGCTGGCGCGGCGCATTCTTGTGCGTCATTCCGGTCGCGATAGTCGCCTCTGCCTGGCTTCTGTTCAGCCTTCCAGCGATGAAGTCGCAGTGCGGTTCAGGCACTGGAAATGTCTTCAGGTTGATGCAAAGCCTACCGGTCGCGTTAGGCATGGTGGCGGTCAGCGTCTTTTTCATGGGTCAGTTCATGCTGTTTACCTATTTGCGCCCCTTCCTTGAAACGGTCACGCACGTCAGTGTTTCCATGCTGTCGCTGATGTTGCTCGTCCTGGGTCTGGCGGGCCTCGCGGGAACCTTCCTGATTGAACCATTCTTGAAAAATGGCCTGCATCGCACCCTCATCGTCATCCCGATCTTGATGGCGGTGATTGCACTGGCGCTGGTTTCGTTCGGCAGTTCGGCCGCAACCACGACTGTCTTGCTGGGCCTCTGGGGATTGGTTGCGACTGCTGCACCGGTGGGATGGTGGACATGGCTGGCCAGAACATTGCCAGAGGCTGCTGAAGCGGGAGGCGGCTTAATGGTGGCGATCATTCAACTGGCCATTGCATCGGGAGCAACCGTGGGCGGGCTGGTCTTTGACTCAAGCGGTTATCGAACGACCTTCGAGCTGAGCGCCGCGTTGCTGGGCGTGGCGGCTGTTCTTGCCTTCCTGGCTGCACGCGCAACCTCGCGGGAGCCTGTTGCATCGGAGAGCATCGCTTGA